Proteins encoded by one window of Lathyrus oleraceus cultivar Zhongwan6 chromosome 1, CAAS_Psat_ZW6_1.0, whole genome shotgun sequence:
- the LOC127093151 gene encoding leucine-rich repeat extensin-like protein 2, with protein MEDITIDIGRPLNARNLKSTGIIDQVRVKPTLDTSWEALRDQRKIPNKIYLFSKIDPPEVVAYYLKDLANQGVDISDFSVDWITEHPPHFMKRMREHSKKSKKAKKAKLGESSGSRPPVPLAGSPSKSIPLSRSVKIKPIVSSLPQTTPICTSSETPPSTTRTSNPPSLKFNLATTTLPVSEAEMLNETTSPSLSSSVQSLPYYPSQTDPEPEVTSLPPEHPNPTTSEQPQIPPPTQQLNPPPEQPINFEPQPIHSPFEPNP; from the exons ATGGAAGATATCACTATTGACATTGGAAGACCTCTAAATGCTCGAAATCTGAAGAGCACGGGGATCATTGATCAAGTCAGAGTTAAACCAACACTagacacctcctgggaagcactaAGGGATCAGAGGAAGATTCCCAACAAAATCTATCtgttctccaagattgaccctccagAAGTGGTAGCTTACTATCTAAAAGATCTGGCAAATCAAGGGGTGGACATCTCTGATTTCTCAGTGGACTGGATAACTGAGCATCCACCAcacttcatgaagaggatgcgagagcACTCTAAGAAGTCCAAGAAGGCAAAGAAAGCAAAGTTGGGAGAATCTTCTGGGTCAAGACCTCCAGTCCCTCTGGCTGGCTCTCCAAGTAAGTCTATACCTCTCTCCCGCTCTGTTAAAATAAAACCTATTGtttcttctcttccccaaactACTCCAATATGCACCTCCTCTGAAACacctccctcaaccaccagaacctcTAACCCACCCTCACTTAAATTCAACCTTGCTACCACCACACTACCTGTTTCTgaagcagaaatgctgaatgaaactACCTCACCATCATTATCATCCTCAGTTCAATCCCTACCATACTAT CCATCACAAACTGACCCTGAACCAGAAGTCACTTCCCTGCCCCCTGAACATCCAAATCCAACAACATCTGAACAACCTCAAATACCACCTCCTACACAACAACTAAATCCACCTCCTGAACAACCAATCAACTTTGAACCTCAACCAATCCACTCACCATTTGAACCTAATCCATAA